In a genomic window of Nesterenkonia halotolerans:
- a CDS encoding Na+/H+ antiporter subunit A produces the protein MILGMLTVLFAVSILTPFMFHRFGRRTFFLLAAILAASLVWILSYVPAVLAADQAAAIGEPNAPPAEVMEWIPQFGVELAFRVDALALAMSVLILGVGALVMLYCARYFANSERAAGPFAAELFAFAASMLGLVLSDDLVMLFVFWELTTILSFLLIGFSAHRIYARRSAIQALIVTTFGGLAMLVGLVWLGELAGSYRLSEILAAGPGLLADSSTATAVDIAVALVLLGALSKSALVPFHFWLPAAMAAPTPVSAYLHAAAMVKAGVYLVARFAPGFHESTFWLPLVLGLGLITMLVGAWRALRQTDIKLILAYGTVSQLGFLIMINGLGTEDAALAGLAMLLAHGLFKAALFMVVGIIDHQSGTRDLRKLSGLGRTQRPLFIVALISTASMAGLPPLFGFVAKEVVFESFFSYAEATSSGSLLTLGWLVVAGVVLGSALTVAYSARFLWGAFATKRPVPGVAVARTIFHGPVSRVFLAAPMILTVFTVALALVPQPVQALAESFSSLFDPVEPGVEATYLALWHGLTPVLGLSVLTWLLGFALFRVRDSFGRLQAKVPAVIEAERGYRGTVRGVDLLSSWVTARTQRGALGWYLFIILAVATLVPLSVVIFGAPGGRGITDRWIPESTIIAEQPLQIVLALVILAGASGAIWAPKRFMAVLMVSLCGWGIAGIFALQGAPDLALTLLLVESIVLVVFVLALRSLPPGIWTQSPTRFKFGRALLGLGFGLVMMVVAAMSMDARIAEPISMEFPWMAYEVGQGANIVNVTLVDLRVWDTFGEITVLAAAATGVASLIFVKRRDVQRRELHEVPSGTVGRVFSDKALSPRQFKEIKVARSFATVAREAWLVAGRTVAPEHRSIVFEVVTRLMFHGIIMISLYLLLAGHNLPGGGFAGGLLAGLAFVLRYLAGGRYELEAAIPFSAGALMGWGLAVACFTGLVPLLAGGQAFQSFDVELTLPLFGYHHFVSAVLFDVGVYLVVIGLIVDILRSLGSEIDVRSEREGQQASSPGHEIHGETSAGVAR, from the coding sequence ATGATCCTTGGGATGCTCACAGTCCTCTTTGCAGTCAGCATCCTGACTCCATTCATGTTCCACCGGTTCGGACGCCGCACCTTCTTCCTGCTCGCCGCCATTCTGGCGGCTTCGCTGGTCTGGATCCTCAGTTACGTCCCTGCGGTGCTCGCGGCGGACCAGGCAGCCGCGATCGGCGAGCCCAATGCTCCTCCGGCCGAGGTCATGGAGTGGATCCCGCAGTTCGGCGTCGAACTTGCATTCCGCGTCGACGCCCTCGCGCTGGCGATGTCGGTGCTCATCCTTGGTGTGGGTGCCCTGGTCATGCTCTACTGCGCCCGGTACTTCGCGAACTCGGAGCGGGCTGCCGGTCCCTTCGCTGCAGAGCTCTTCGCGTTCGCCGCATCGATGCTCGGGCTGGTGCTCTCCGATGACCTGGTCATGCTCTTCGTGTTCTGGGAGCTCACCACGATCCTCTCTTTCCTGCTGATCGGCTTCTCGGCACACCGCATCTACGCCCGCCGCTCCGCGATCCAGGCGCTGATCGTGACGACCTTCGGCGGACTCGCCATGCTCGTGGGTCTGGTCTGGCTCGGTGAGCTCGCCGGCAGCTACCGTCTCTCCGAGATCCTCGCCGCCGGTCCGGGGCTGCTCGCCGACTCGAGCACCGCCACCGCGGTGGACATCGCGGTCGCGCTGGTCCTGCTGGGGGCGCTCTCGAAGTCAGCGCTCGTGCCCTTCCACTTCTGGCTGCCCGCCGCGATGGCGGCGCCGACTCCCGTTTCGGCGTATCTCCACGCCGCCGCCATGGTCAAGGCCGGTGTCTACCTGGTCGCTCGCTTCGCCCCGGGCTTCCACGAATCCACCTTCTGGCTGCCGCTGGTGCTCGGCCTGGGACTGATCACCATGCTGGTCGGAGCCTGGCGGGCGCTGCGGCAGACCGATATCAAGCTGATCCTCGCCTATGGCACGGTCTCCCAGCTGGGCTTCCTGATCATGATCAACGGACTGGGAACCGAAGACGCGGCGCTCGCGGGACTCGCCATGCTGCTGGCGCATGGGCTGTTCAAGGCCGCACTGTTCATGGTGGTCGGGATCATCGATCACCAGTCGGGCACGCGCGATCTGCGCAAGCTCTCTGGACTGGGCCGCACGCAACGTCCGCTGTTCATCGTCGCGCTGATCTCCACCGCCTCCATGGCCGGACTGCCTCCGCTGTTCGGCTTCGTGGCGAAGGAGGTCGTGTTCGAGTCCTTCTTCAGCTATGCAGAAGCCACCAGTTCGGGATCGCTGCTGACCCTGGGCTGGCTGGTGGTGGCCGGCGTCGTCCTCGGCTCGGCGCTGACGGTGGCGTACTCCGCTCGTTTCCTCTGGGGTGCCTTCGCCACGAAGCGTCCCGTCCCCGGGGTGGCCGTGGCGCGCACCATCTTCCATGGCCCGGTGTCGCGGGTGTTCCTCGCGGCTCCGATGATCCTGACCGTGTTCACGGTGGCGCTGGCGCTGGTGCCGCAGCCGGTGCAGGCCTTGGCGGAATCCTTTTCGTCGCTCTTCGATCCGGTGGAGCCCGGCGTGGAGGCGACCTACCTCGCACTCTGGCACGGGCTGACCCCCGTGCTGGGACTCTCCGTGCTGACCTGGCTGCTCGGCTTTGCCCTGTTCCGGGTGCGCGACTCCTTCGGCAGGCTGCAGGCGAAGGTCCCCGCCGTCATCGAGGCCGAACGCGGGTACCGAGGCACCGTGCGCGGCGTGGACCTGCTCTCCTCCTGGGTCACGGCGCGGACGCAGCGTGGCGCGCTGGGCTGGTATCTGTTCATCATCCTGGCGGTGGCTACTCTGGTGCCGCTCTCCGTGGTGATCTTCGGTGCTCCGGGTGGCCGTGGCATCACGGACCGCTGGATTCCGGAATCCACCATCATTGCGGAGCAGCCGCTGCAGATCGTGCTCGCCCTGGTGATCCTGGCCGGCGCCTCTGGCGCGATCTGGGCCCCGAAGCGATTCATGGCGGTGCTCATGGTCTCGCTGTGCGGCTGGGGAATCGCTGGCATCTTCGCGCTGCAGGGCGCCCCTGACCTCGCGCTGACCCTGCTCCTGGTGGAGTCGATCGTCCTGGTGGTCTTCGTGCTTGCGCTGCGCAGCCTGCCCCCCGGGATCTGGACGCAGAGCCCCACCCGCTTCAAGTTCGGGCGCGCGCTGCTCGGCCTCGGTTTCGGACTCGTGATGATGGTGGTCGCCGCGATGTCCATGGACGCCCGCATCGCCGAGCCCATCTCGATGGAGTTCCCCTGGATGGCGTATGAGGTCGGTCAGGGCGCGAACATCGTCAACGTCACGCTGGTGGACCTGCGCGTCTGGGACACCTTCGGGGAGATCACCGTGCTGGCGGCGGCCGCCACCGGGGTGGCGTCACTGATCTTCGTCAAGCGGCGCGATGTCCAGCGCCGCGAGCTGCACGAGGTCCCCAGCGGCACCGTGGGTCGCGTGTTCTCCGACAAGGCGCTGTCCCCGCGGCAGTTCAAGGAGATCAAGGTCGCCCGCTCCTTCGCGACAGTGGCTCGGGAGGCCTGGCTCGTGGCTGGACGCACCGTGGCCCCGGAGCACCGCAGCATCGTCTTCGAGGTCGTCACCCGGCTGATGTTCCACGGCATCATCATGATCTCGCTGTACCTGCTGCTCGCCGGTCACAACCTTCCCGGAGGCGGCTTCGCCGGGGGGCTGCTGGCCGGACTGGCGTTCGTGCTGCGTTACCTGGCAGGCGGGCGCTATGAGCTCGAGGCGGCCATCCCCTTCTCTGCGGGAGCGTTGATGGGCTGGGGGCTCGCCGTCGCCTGCTTCACCGGACTCGTGCCGCTGCTCGCTGGTGGGCAGGCCTTCCAGTCCTTCGACGTCGAACTCACGCTGCCGCTCTTCGGCTACCACCACTTCGTCTCGGCCGTCCTCTTCGATGTGGGGGTCTACCTCGTGGTGATCGGTCTGATCGTCGACATCCTGCGCAGCCTGGGATCGGAGATCGATGTGCGCAGCGAGCGGGAGGGCCAGCAAGCCTCCTCGCCTGGCCACGAGATCCACGGCGAGACCTCTGCGGGGGTGGCTCGATGA
- a CDS encoding Na(+)/H(+) antiporter subunit C, whose translation MTINLTLLILMGALFAIGIYLLLERSLTRVLLGIILISNAVNLLLLQTAGRAGLAPLYDPEIPAEDYLDPLPQALLLTAIVIAFALVSFMLALIYRSWVLARQDELADDEEDRRVASYAGAYDAEEDAPVEDETTEFADETDADGRPMLNPRRGADEDAPDPGNGPATAERGER comes from the coding sequence ATGACGATCAACCTCACGCTGCTGATTCTGATGGGAGCGCTCTTCGCCATCGGCATCTACCTGCTCCTCGAACGGTCACTGACCCGGGTGCTGCTCGGGATCATTCTGATCTCCAATGCGGTGAACCTGCTTCTGCTGCAGACGGCCGGACGGGCGGGGCTCGCACCGCTCTATGACCCGGAGATTCCAGCCGAGGACTACCTGGACCCGCTCCCGCAGGCGCTGCTGCTCACGGCGATCGTCATCGCCTTCGCGCTGGTGAGCTTCATGCTCGCGCTGATCTACCGCTCCTGGGTGCTGGCGCGCCAGGACGAGCTCGCCGACGATGAGGAGGACCGCCGCGTGGCCTCCTACGCCGGCGCCTACGACGCAGAGGAGGACGCCCCGGTCGAGGACGAGACCACGGAGTTCGCCGACGAGACCGACGCCGACGGACGCCCGATGCTCAATCCGCGCCGTGGCGCCGATGAGGATGCCCCGGATCCCGGCAACGGGCCGGCCACCGCCGAGCGAGGGGAACGCTGA